Proteins found in one Alteromonas macleodii genomic segment:
- a CDS encoding TetR/AcrR family transcriptional regulator: MSTANKKGRPKCQKKRRKILEACASLLLKNGIALTSMDKIAENSGVSKQTVYSHFKNKEELCKATAEHMCSNIQPRSGYIRDESLSPRQVLRSLATFYLNFFQNPDVLSFSKTIIADPQVAKFSADIFYGEIYCRMIDQLEECLANQSCFLLSETQARKFAVAFFNLIKGDFYLRGLMDISFELSDKQRTSHIDTVIDIIIASMGEYSK, from the coding sequence ATGTCTACAGCAAATAAAAAGGGTAGGCCTAAGTGTCAGAAAAAAAGGAGAAAAATTTTAGAGGCCTGTGCGTCCTTATTATTAAAAAACGGTATAGCTTTAACCTCTATGGATAAAATCGCCGAGAACTCTGGTGTATCGAAACAAACCGTCTATTCTCATTTCAAAAACAAAGAAGAGCTGTGCAAAGCTACAGCTGAACACATGTGCAGCAATATTCAACCTCGCAGTGGCTACATTCGTGACGAATCTCTGTCACCAAGGCAGGTATTGAGAAGTTTGGCGACCTTTTATTTGAACTTCTTTCAAAACCCGGATGTCCTTTCTTTTTCAAAGACAATTATTGCTGATCCCCAAGTTGCTAAATTTTCAGCAGATATCTTTTATGGTGAAATTTACTGTAGAATGATTGATCAATTGGAGGAGTGCCTAGCTAATCAATCGTGTTTTTTATTGTCCGAAACTCAAGCAAGAAAATTTGCTGTAGCTTTTTTTAATCTCATAAAAGGAGATTTCTATTTGAGAGGCTTGATGGATATTTCTTTTGAACTTTCGGATAAGCAAAGAACATCCCATATAGACACTGTTATAGATATTATTATTGCTAGTATGGGTGAGTACTCGAAGTAA
- a CDS encoding 2-oxoacid:ferredoxin oxidoreductase subunit beta, producing the protein MTIVKDAKDVQTLKKSDFVSDQDVRWCPGCGDYSILSSVQKVLPQLNVPKEKIVFVSGIGCSSRMPYYLDTYGFHTIHGRAPTIATGIKIANPDLSVWVITGDGDSMSIGANHLLHILRRNINVNILLINNRIYGLTKGQFSPTSEKGKVTKSSPNGSIESPVDPISFALSAGATFVARAIDTDAPNLQNVLLEGAKHKGASFIEVLQNCNIFNDGAFSSLKDRKTNQDSIVHLLDKSPLLFGANKDKVIVSDGFNPSVQTIGANEPLPPSAIYHTERAESSLYPHFLSNLKMPDFPIPLGIFKREEKPTYEDAFTDNEMMRCKEKPAIRSLLMAQNTWIQQ; encoded by the coding sequence ATGACAATTGTAAAAGACGCAAAAGACGTACAAACATTAAAGAAAAGTGACTTTGTTTCTGACCAGGATGTTCGATGGTGTCCTGGCTGTGGGGATTACTCAATCCTATCCAGCGTTCAAAAGGTGCTACCACAACTTAATGTGCCTAAAGAAAAGATTGTTTTTGTTTCTGGTATAGGATGTTCTAGTCGCATGCCTTACTATCTAGACACCTATGGTTTCCACACTATTCATGGCCGAGCACCTACCATAGCGACAGGCATCAAAATAGCCAATCCGGATCTCTCAGTTTGGGTGATTACCGGCGATGGCGACTCCATGAGTATAGGTGCCAATCATTTGCTACATATCCTTAGAAGAAATATAAATGTCAATATACTGTTGATCAATAACCGTATCTATGGACTCACTAAAGGGCAATTTTCACCTACCTCGGAAAAAGGCAAGGTTACTAAAAGCAGTCCTAATGGCAGCATTGAGTCACCTGTAGACCCTATATCATTCGCGTTATCAGCGGGCGCAACATTTGTTGCTAGAGCGATAGATACAGACGCGCCAAATTTACAAAATGTTCTTTTAGAGGGAGCTAAACATAAAGGGGCGAGCTTTATTGAGGTACTGCAAAATTGTAATATTTTCAACGATGGTGCCTTCAGTAGCCTTAAAGATCGTAAAACCAATCAAGATAGCATTGTCCATCTGTTGGATAAGAGCCCTCTACTATTTGGAGCAAATAAAGACAAGGTGATTGTTAGTGATGGATTTAACCCATCGGTACAAACCATAGGTGCAAATGAGCCTTTGCCACCTAGTGCGATATACCACACAGAACGTGCCGAATCTTCGCTTTACCCACATTTTCTCTCCAACTTGAAGATGCCAGATTTTCCAATTCCTTTAGGGATCTTTAAACGAGAAGAGAAGCCTACATACGAAGATGCTTTTACCGACAATGAGATGATGCGCTGTAAGGAAAAGCCAGCGATTCGAAGCCTTTTGATGGCACAGAATACCTGGATCCAGCAATAG
- a CDS encoding LIC_13387 family protein: METVLCILAALIIGSLGLIHLLYTLLGNKFAPADTLLKERMKDERLNITKETSCWLAWIGFNTSHSLGLLFFSAIYIYLILYDFDFVRNSIFLSLMPVFFTFIYLVLAKVYWFRIPFWGFMTSFILFTVSTLL; the protein is encoded by the coding sequence ATGGAAACAGTTCTCTGTATTTTAGCTGCTTTAATTATTGGAAGCCTCGGGTTAATTCACCTGTTGTATACGCTTCTAGGTAATAAATTCGCTCCTGCTGACACACTACTTAAAGAACGTATGAAGGATGAGAGGTTAAATATTACAAAAGAGACTTCATGTTGGTTAGCTTGGATCGGTTTTAATACTAGTCATAGCTTGGGGTTGCTATTTTTTTCCGCTATATATATATATTTGATTTTATACGATTTTGATTTTGTTAGAAATTCTATTTTTCTATCTCTAATGCCCGTATTTTTCACTTTTATTTATTTAGTGTTAGCTAAGGTATACTGGTTTCGTATCCCATTTTGGGGATTTATGACTTCTTTTATTTTGTTTACAGTTTCTACTCTTCTTTGA
- a CDS encoding 4'-phosphopantetheinyl transferase family protein, translating to MEEASKQLVCQVGGVRLDVHIADLNTPIAEPDAEATCLSMEEKEKYASYLNPRRKSEFLKSRYIIKRLFFGQDCGDLKNYTLKYCKVNKFSAIFDCFGNIAAKVAFSHSVNYLVFIFYQTPKFLGVDIEVFKSRKSLSDIRDEVFSDEDKDKLAECKLSVEKFYQFWTEKEAVAKLTAIPLIQICKVSSETLHEEYNISNFLTHDYALSVAIDREQH from the coding sequence GTGGAGGAAGCATCAAAGCAGCTCGTGTGTCAGGTTGGAGGAGTGAGGCTTGACGTTCATATTGCAGACCTGAATACACCGATAGCCGAGCCTGATGCTGAAGCGACATGCTTATCAATGGAAGAGAAAGAGAAATATGCAAGTTACCTTAACCCCCGGCGAAAAAGCGAGTTTTTAAAAAGCCGATACATTATTAAGAGGTTATTCTTTGGACAAGATTGCGGGGACCTAAAAAACTATACATTGAAATATTGTAAGGTTAATAAGTTCTCCGCAATATTTGATTGTTTTGGCAATATTGCTGCTAAGGTGGCATTTAGTCACAGTGTCAATTATTTGGTATTTATCTTTTATCAAACACCTAAATTTCTAGGTGTTGATATTGAAGTTTTTAAGTCTAGAAAAAGTTTGTCGGATATCAGAGACGAGGTTTTTTCTGACGAGGATAAAGATAAGTTGGCGGAATGTAAATTAAGTGTTGAAAAGTTTTATCAGTTTTGGACAGAAAAAGAAGCTGTAGCTAAATTAACGGCAATTCCGCTTATTCAAATATGTAAGGTTTCGAGCGAAACGCTGCATGAAGAATATAACATATCCAATTTTCTAACACATGATTATGCACTATCTGTGGCAATTGACAGGGAGCAACACTAG
- a CDS encoding site-specific integrase, producing the protein MAKQLARHDIDDTLYVFLQDNSKKWYARFQLFGKWHCKSTKQVDKEEAVAAARLLRMEWKIKAETGTLTTSKRFRDVAAKSILAMEHELAHGGGKVSYKDYIGALKKYHIPFFDRTYITSIDQDKLKEFDIWRIQKAGKVLNKSTLLNHNAALQMVFKAAVENQWMLPVQVPVLSNKGEQGARRAAFSEVEYEKVVETLESMRDNSRKEKTRQIRELLLDYADVVVNTGIRPGTEMEELTWADILMTRQEHQVIFKIKVRKGKTTKHTGTRTVVCKDEFVFPLMNLMDRFPNRRPSDKIFLLADGSSTNELGRTFVSALEEAELKTSPDGPRTLYSLRHTYITWQLLSRTLRVDVLARQCGTSIAMIEQHYSHVVPSMFEQELSGVTFENKEERAKSKRALARGLKTKELLTQRFKVWEAEYRRRGCI; encoded by the coding sequence ATGGCTAAGCAGTTAGCAAGACACGACATCGACGACACGCTCTACGTTTTCCTGCAAGATAACAGCAAAAAGTGGTACGCCCGTTTTCAGCTTTTCGGGAAGTGGCATTGCAAATCAACTAAACAAGTTGATAAAGAAGAAGCTGTAGCAGCGGCTAGACTGTTACGTATGGAGTGGAAAATAAAAGCGGAAACCGGAACACTCACAACGAGCAAACGTTTTCGCGATGTAGCTGCAAAAAGCATTCTTGCTATGGAACATGAGCTTGCTCACGGCGGTGGAAAAGTTAGCTACAAAGACTACATTGGGGCTTTGAAAAAATATCATATTCCATTTTTTGACCGTACATATATCACTTCTATTGACCAAGACAAGCTTAAAGAGTTCGACATTTGGCGAATACAAAAGGCAGGTAAGGTTCTTAACAAATCCACTCTGCTAAATCATAACGCTGCGCTACAAATGGTGTTTAAAGCAGCGGTTGAAAATCAATGGATGTTGCCAGTTCAGGTTCCAGTATTAAGCAACAAAGGAGAGCAGGGGGCTAGACGTGCTGCTTTCAGCGAAGTTGAATATGAGAAGGTCGTTGAAACTCTCGAAAGTATGAGAGACAACAGCCGTAAGGAAAAGACAAGGCAAATAAGAGAACTTTTACTTGATTATGCTGACGTAGTTGTCAATACAGGTATTCGTCCTGGCACTGAAATGGAAGAACTGACTTGGGCTGACATCTTAATGACGAGACAAGAGCACCAAGTTATTTTTAAAATCAAGGTACGAAAAGGCAAGACCACTAAACATACTGGCACTAGAACCGTTGTGTGCAAAGATGAATTTGTTTTTCCCCTAATGAACTTAATGGATCGTTTTCCTAATCGCCGACCGTCCGACAAGATATTTCTCTTAGCAGACGGTTCAAGTACCAACGAACTGGGTAGAACCTTTGTATCTGCATTAGAAGAAGCAGAGCTGAAGACCAGCCCAGATGGACCAAGAACACTCTATTCGCTGCGCCATACTTACATAACTTGGCAATTACTTAGCCGAACTTTAAGAGTTGATGTACTTGCTCGACAATGCGGTACTAGCATTGCGATGATAGAGCAACACTACAGTCATGTCGTCCCTAGTATGTTTGAGCAGGAGCTATCCGGAGTAACGTTCGAAAATAAAGAAGAAAGGGCAAAAAGCAAACGTGCGCTCGCACGAGGTTTAAAAACCAAAGAGTTACTTACACAGCGCTTCAAGGTTTGGGAGGCTGAGTACAGAAGGCGTGGTTGTATTTAA
- a CDS encoding TetR/AcrR family transcriptional regulator: MHYKKKLNKKNIWIERAFSILVEEGSSGISANRIAYDLGITRGAFYHHFKDVEDFHNEVLKSWYYRGSHLLIEKLNNSYSDKGLVALREFAWSLPHELDIAMRSWALHYGLASDYQSKMDADRIEYIYKIYRDYALPEKSDELVMMYSKLAYFSFIGMQSLMPTLKTEELFCFRDFLSELIDKNLEIIIKEVD, translated from the coding sequence ATGCATTATAAAAAAAAATTGAATAAGAAAAACATTTGGATTGAGCGAGCGTTTTCAATATTAGTAGAGGAAGGTAGTAGTGGCATTTCAGCTAATAGAATTGCTTATGATTTAGGCATTACCAGAGGAGCATTCTATCATCACTTTAAAGATGTTGAAGATTTTCATAATGAAGTATTAAAGTCTTGGTATTACAGAGGTTCTCATTTATTAATCGAGAAACTTAATAATTCGTATTCAGATAAAGGGTTGGTGGCCTTGAGAGAGTTTGCATGGTCCTTGCCTCATGAACTTGATATTGCTATGAGGTCTTGGGCTTTACACTATGGCTTGGCAAGTGATTATCAGTCAAAGATGGACGCGGATAGAATAGAATACATATATAAAATATATAGAGACTATGCCCTACCAGAAAAGTCAGATGAACTTGTAATGATGTATTCAAAACTTGCTTATTTCTCATTTATTGGTATGCAAAGTTTAATGCCAACATTGAAAACTGAGGAGTTGTTTTGTTTTAGAGACTTTCTTTCTGAATTGATTGATAAAAACTTGGAAATAATTATAAAAGAGGTTGATTGA
- a CDS encoding 2-oxoacid:acceptor oxidoreductase subunit alpha, with protein MSELIELDTLRKEVEEVTVLFSGDSGDGMQVIGQRLAQVSSEFGNDISSFPDFPAEIRAPAGTVTGVSGFKLCFSSNHISATADQLDVLIAMNPAALKRNIAQLRRGGTLIVNEDNFKELDIKKAGYSNDPLESDSIAAFNTIKVPMTKLTIDTTEHLDIGRKDALRFRNMFALGIVCWLYERPLKKVEQWISDKFSKKESILQGNLDVLNAGYNYADSVELFGTGYFVPEANMEPGVYRHINGNDALALGAVVASIKLGKDLFFASYPITPSSDILHALANYKQYGVKVFQSEDEIAAAGAAIGAAFAGNLALTSTSGPGLDLKQEAIGLAVMAELPMVIFDIQRGGPSTGLPTKTEQSDLLAAMHGRHGECDAIVLAATSPSDCFHMAQKAFSLAVKYMTPVFLLSDGYIANSVESWRLSEDLFVHSAPEETVLPQPDSLYSRDSESMARSWVTPGIPGYEHRLGGLEKDYDSGAISYDEDNHHKMVLTRRAKLMAAKQDIPTIDAQQYSGGSLLIVGWGGTAGSLKAATEQLKSEGYKVDLLMIKYLFPLQNGLKEALNNYSKILVCELNLGQLSAVIKSELLIEHDVFQKVAGSPFKIEEVCLRSREILAQIDGESVVNGTL; from the coding sequence ATGTCCGAATTAATAGAGCTAGATACGCTTCGTAAAGAAGTCGAAGAAGTTACAGTGTTGTTTTCAGGTGACTCTGGAGACGGGATGCAGGTAATCGGGCAGAGACTTGCCCAAGTTTCTTCTGAATTTGGAAACGATATTAGTAGCTTTCCAGATTTTCCTGCTGAAATTAGGGCTCCCGCGGGAACCGTTACTGGGGTATCAGGATTTAAGCTTTGCTTCTCAAGCAATCATATCTCCGCGACAGCAGATCAGCTGGATGTTTTAATTGCAATGAATCCGGCTGCGTTAAAACGTAACATTGCTCAGCTTCGACGTGGCGGCACTTTAATTGTCAATGAAGACAACTTTAAAGAATTAGACATAAAAAAGGCTGGCTATTCTAATGATCCTTTGGAGTCAGATTCAATTGCTGCGTTTAATACGATTAAAGTTCCGATGACAAAGTTGACGATCGATACGACTGAGCATTTGGATATAGGCCGCAAAGATGCGCTACGTTTTAGGAACATGTTTGCGCTTGGAATAGTATGTTGGTTGTATGAGCGCCCGTTAAAAAAAGTTGAGCAGTGGATTTCAGACAAGTTCTCGAAAAAGGAATCCATTCTTCAAGGTAACTTAGACGTTTTAAATGCCGGTTATAACTATGCCGATTCGGTTGAATTATTTGGCACGGGCTATTTTGTGCCGGAAGCTAACATGGAGCCGGGCGTTTATCGACATATTAACGGGAATGACGCATTAGCTCTCGGTGCGGTAGTTGCTTCGATAAAGCTTGGTAAGGATCTGTTTTTTGCTAGCTATCCAATTACCCCCTCTTCCGATATCCTGCATGCCCTGGCGAATTATAAGCAATATGGCGTAAAGGTATTTCAGTCTGAAGATGAGATTGCGGCAGCTGGTGCAGCAATTGGTGCAGCATTTGCTGGCAATCTTGCGCTAACTAGTACCAGTGGCCCAGGATTGGATTTAAAGCAGGAAGCCATTGGTTTGGCCGTAATGGCAGAGTTGCCTATGGTCATATTTGATATTCAACGTGGTGGTCCGTCCACAGGGTTGCCAACTAAAACTGAACAATCGGACTTGCTTGCTGCTATGCACGGCCGTCATGGAGAGTGCGACGCTATTGTTTTGGCAGCAACCTCACCAAGCGACTGTTTTCACATGGCTCAAAAGGCTTTTAGTCTGGCAGTTAAGTACATGACGCCTGTGTTTCTATTGTCAGATGGCTATATAGCAAATAGTGTTGAGTCTTGGCGCTTGTCGGAAGACTTATTCGTCCACAGTGCACCTGAAGAAACTGTTTTACCCCAACCAGACAGTCTTTACTCGCGAGACTCTGAAAGTATGGCTCGGTCTTGGGTAACACCTGGTATCCCTGGCTACGAGCACCGATTAGGAGGCTTAGAGAAAGATTATGATTCAGGAGCTATCAGCTATGATGAAGATAATCATCACAAGATGGTGCTAACCCGTCGCGCTAAGCTAATGGCCGCAAAACAAGATATTCCCACTATTGACGCGCAACAATACTCAGGTGGTAGTTTGTTAATCGTCGGTTGGGGGGGGACAGCCGGGAGCTTAAAAGCAGCCACTGAACAACTCAAATCAGAAGGGTATAAGGTTGATTTGCTAATGATCAAATACTTATTCCCATTGCAGAACGGTTTGAAGGAAGCGCTAAACAATTATTCGAAGATCTTAGTATGCGAACTTAATCTTGGGCAGTTAAGTGCGGTAATAAAGTCTGAATTACTTATAGAACATGATGTATTCCAAAAAGTCGCCGGCTCTCCATTCAAAATAGAGGAAGTTTGCCTACGAAGCAGAGAGATATTAGCGCAGATTGATGGCGAAAGTGTGGTTAACGGTACTCTTTAG